DNA sequence from the Dreissena polymorpha isolate Duluth1 chromosome 3, UMN_Dpol_1.0, whole genome shotgun sequence genome:
AGACAACATACTAAAAAGctgttattttgttgttaattAGTACTTCATCCTACCCCTACATAACAAGAAAATAACCAAAATACATCATGCGTTAATAATCACGACAGTGTAACCATATACTCCAAAAACTTAACACCAAATTATATTGCGAATCAAAGCGCCTGTTGACCCCACATGGTGGCACCATGGAGAACTGCATGTGAATGCTCGGTTGGGATTACAACTTTCAGGTCTGACAAAGCTGTTCTAACCCCTTCTTGTAGTGGTTCAGGTATAACGAATTGACTTACCACCAGTATTTGATTAATCCTATGATCATGCTTTGTTATAAATGTCCGTATCCGAGCAGCTGTACCCTTTATAAATGCATCAAAAAGTGAATCGTACACAAGTTTGTCGATCCGTAATTTGTAGCAGCTTAACAGTTTCACCCCCTTATTGATCAAGGACAATTGAATTTGATCCTGAAAAGATCTTGATGTCATTTTTTCGACGGTTCTGAGTAACGATTCTGATATGCGGATCGATAATTTACTCGATGCAAGATTAACATGCCTAAGAGTCTCCACAAAATCTTCCATTAAACTCCGATAATCTTCGGAATGCTCCATTCTTAGGCATGTCATAACATCACAACCTAAAACAGAATTTCCGTATAAACAGGTTAGAAAAAATCGCATGCAGTGTGGGTGTTATTAGGCTGAGAACGGTTTGACTAAACAGAAACAAAAGTGGTCAACCGATTGACAGACGAGTCCTTAACACATAATTTGCAATAATTACGTATTATGAAGATGTCCTCATTGCAAAATCTTACCAACGAAAAGCCAGAatgtttatgtaatgtatttccactcattactttttgaatgctCTATTTGTAGGAATAAAAGGAACATGTCTGCAATCTGAGAAGTTCCtgttaagtatttaattattaaaggcTAATTAAGGTAAAGGATCAAGATAAATATCGACGGAGCTTAGTAATCACATGATAGGCTGGCGACAATTTAAAGAAATTCAAATAGACTATAAACTGGCAAACCGTTTTTTATAGTTAAACAAACATATTAGAAAATATAAATTCACGTACCAGCCAGGGAATTGATAAATTTTTCGATAGCATCATTAACAATAGATAGGCCAAGTGAACAATCATGCTCAGTAACCAAATGCTTGATTTTCCTCTTGTTGTCCACCTCGTGCAAAGTAAGGTCCAATCTTTCGTCTAGAAAACGAAATAAAACGTATATAATTTACTTCATAGTAGAAGTATACTCTTGAAACGAATGAAACTGGAGTCATGTAATGATTTTCCATTATTTTCACTGAAACTTAACTCTTACCTTTTAAATCACAAAGAATGTAACGTGTGTTTGGCTTGGGAATATCCTCTTGGAAAATGTCACCACGTAAACAAAAGACGGATGCCGCATCGGTTTCGCTAACTACGCTCAAGTTTCCCAGGTTTACACCAGTCTTTAACGAAAACATAACAAAAGTTTGAGACTCTAGAAAACTTACAACACACTATAAAgtgaataaatattgttataagatataatttcaatgaaatacactgttcatgaatattttttcttcattaaatttaaataatgtctGGCGAAAATATGTCATGCATATAGTTCTGAGTGGatgaacatgtttattttaaagacaatttaAATTCATTGGATGACTTGTTTATGAGTGGTATTAAACACATTCTTAAGTAAAATGTAATTCGGTCGACTAGACGCAAAAATAAAAGCATGTTTATGTAAAGGTATGTTTTTAAAGGAAAACAcatctttaaaggggccgtccaacaggttttttcatgtattgaagcttctaattaaatgctttaaatgctttatattcataaattaaaacatttgaacttaaaatctccagtaaaaaaacaataatacaatttaaaaaaaaggaaaaaagtaaccctaaacagggctcgaaccactgacccctgggttcctggagtaaaaagcctcccgcctagaccactcgaccatccacgctcatattcAGAGCagatgtattgtttagctatataagcaatcctcgtagtttcccaaaatatcgaatcgcgtcgatacgacgctttatctgttggacagcccctttaaacaatatatttaccaGTCGGACTGCACGTTTCATCAGCGTTTTTGCATCGTTATTCCAAGTACCAGGCACTGTTAAAATCAAGTGCATATCCGTCGGCGTCAAACCTGCTTTGCTTATCGCAGGCGATATAAAGAATTCCTCAAGAACGTTTTTAAGAAGTGATGAAATCACAGCCGAAGCTTTCAGTCCCTTCTCTCTCTCATCTCTTATCATTGTGTCTAAAGATAGACACTGCAAATCAATGCATACTGTTATTCTTGCTTTCTCGAAATGAAATGCAATTCATTTGGTTGCTATTGATTATTTCACAATAAAAATCAATATGACAGTAGAAGGTTAACAGTAgatataatgaaaacaatacgGACGAATTGATGCATGTCGATGTGGATAATATCGAGTATTTGTATAATGCAAATGCAAGTGGGATATGCCGGTTTTTTTTCTATAAAGGTAATGCATTACTTCAATAAACTTACAGGTTAAAATGTAGATATTGTAACTGATGAATGCATCTTTTTCCAAATTAAAATCCGTACGGATTAAATTGTGTCTTTCTGTTGACCTCTGTATTCcattaacatgtttttacatttaacatttttattttatgtttaaaattgtaaataaaagcGTTTAATGGCATACCAAACACACCTTCAACATATGTAAATAAGTCTCTTTAAAATAAGCAGTTAATGTACACGAAATTTAAAACGAAATAATACCTTGTTCTCATTAATCTGCATCCAAAACCGTTTAAAGTAATACCATTTACACTTGTTTTCCTCCGACAATTTTGAGTATTTATCTTCGGCATTAAACCCAAACGCTTCAACTGTTTGTTCATCAGGCTGAAGCAGTAAACTTGCTGGAACTGTAACAACAGTTAACAATCGGCTCATCAATACCTCCAGGggccttgctacactttgggggattggggccggggcccttagaggagGGAATTTCAcatcgttttgggcgaaaaggggaattttacaagatcttctcaccaatcattcaacacttaatattgctctattttaatgtaatttacataaatatacatttaattaaaggtttatagcacgataccagctggcaacataggtataaaagtaaaaaaaaaatgttttttttttggaggggggaattttcAGCTGAATTATGGGgggaaaagtatactattttaaggggggaatagGGCctaatttcggccccaaaaacggccaaacgagggtcCTGACCTTATACCAAACACAATAATactttgcacaaagccatttttagttattttattaACTTATGGTCGTCCAATTTAATACAGTGTATACATAAGCGATTTTATTCACTTCATACATTTCTATTTGTCTAAATGGTTTGGAGTAGAAATATAGCTTatgttaaaaataagtattttatcaTCAATAGTATTTTAAAAACTTATTACTACTCAAGAGCCATACTCTGTGTGTATTGTGGAACTTGCTTAATTCCGTTTCTAGCAAACATGTACAGTTCTACGCAACATTCACatgaataacaagagctgtctccatatgatgacatatgcccccgataaatgctttgatagaagttatgagaatttttcgaaacctaaacgcagatttcaaaacctaaacgcggaccctaagttcaaggtcaagggggtcaaatgtgtgtgcgtatataaaggccttgtccatatacacatgcataccaaatatgaaggttatatcttaagggacatagaagttatgagcatttttcgaaacataaacgcagatttcgacacctaaacgcggaccctatatttcaaggtcaatgtcaaaggggtcaaaatgtgatagcgtatggaaaggccttgtccatatacacatgcataccaaatatgaaggttacatctgaagcgacatagaaattatgagcatttgtcgaaactttaacgcaaagtgtgacggacagacagacggacggacggacagagagacagtgcgatcactatatgccctccttcgggggcataaaaatcccgCACTTGGATAATGTCAGAAGCAGTTTCATTGTTATATCGCTTTAACTAATGTTTTAAGTCGATTTTACAATAAGTATGtgtaatatttaaaatttgaatattgcaAATATTTGAGCGTCGTATATGCAGTTCGAAGTTTTAAATACGAGATAAAAAAATACCGTTTTCAACAAGCCCCTTTTGGTGGAAAACCAGAGTACCAACAAAAGATGTCGCCGGCAACATATAGACCATGCCAGTGTATGTAGTTCCCAGGTTTATACTAGCAGTGAGTAGACACTCTGACAACAAGAACAAACATAAATTacgataaaaatgataataataaatttaacaatactAATCATACTAActataaagttatataaaaattatagCCAATACTTTAGATAATATCAGATAACATATAAGCTATTCGTCGTTGTTATAATTTTCCTTATAATCAAACGGTATAATACGTAGATGTGGAGGTTCTTTTACAAAGTCATACATGCGAAAATGGAAAGTCGTAATGCTATGGACTGAATGATAGAGGAAAATTAACCATACTAATCCAGCTATTACGCGAAGTTTTATACCTTCaaattgaaatgtaaaaaaatggtGTATGTAACACTTTTTTACAACGAATTTTGCAATAGTAAAAAGGCGTTAGTTTTGAAGGTTTCTGTATTCTACATAATTTTTCTTCCATTTTAGGCATTAACAAATCGGGTGCTTGTTAAACATGTTTGAACGTTATAATGGGTAAAGCTTTTTAGAGCGTACCTTTCGGATGGGACTGGTGCCAAATACTCAGGTCATTAGCCTCAATTCTTCCAAAGGCAACGGTTGACTGTAAAATAGATGCCGTTGCTGCGTCCTTCTTGAAACAAAATTCACTGAAGCTTGCAGTGCTTCCGACATTAGCGACTAGGTTTCTCAGATCATCAAACTGTGATTTAATATCTTTTGCCGCCATGTACAGCTGAACATCGTTAGCATCTTCATCATCCAGTGACCCATTCATTTCAAGCAGGCGTTCTCCGATTTGTTCTGCCTCTGATTTAACCTTGTTAATTATGTTCATGTTCTTTTGTCTAAGTGAATGGATGTTGTCCAATAATTCTCTTTCTTtggtttctaaaaataaaattacttCCAAACGAAAAGATTTTATTTCTTCGATTTCTAACGTTAACATTTCGTGAACATAATCCAGCTTACTGCACGATTTCTGGACCTTCGCTTCAACATTCCTGATCAAATCTGTTAACTCTTTCTTTGTTGCGATATACTCGTTGGCGTAACGGAAGTTTATAGATACTTCTGGAATATATTCGACATCACATGTTCGATGTTCAAGCATTATACAAACAGAACAACCAAGAACTTTATGAGGTTTACAAAAAAACTTAATGATTTCCTTCCGATGTTTGATACAAGGCTCAATGCATTCCGCAGCTTGTGGTTCTTGTTTCTTGTAGTTCGTCGGCATTTGGGATTGATCAAGAACTGTGTGCAAACGAGACATCGAAAACTTTCTAtgatgtttaatacatgtatcgCAAATATATTCCTCACACTGTACGCAAAACCCTTTAGCTACAGTGCTTTTTCTATCCGTATAACACGGTTCGCAGTATATATCGACATCATCAGACGCATTCTGCACAGCATCAATCGATACCTCCGTCACTTCGGTAGTGTCTTGATTTTGataaacaataaagaaaacataatGTTAAAGACTAACAACAAAGTATGCTTGCTTAACATCCCTTAAAAATGATATCTCTAATTCTCTTAAACTTGTTCAACATTTCATAAATTGCTTGTTTCGAACAACTGGATTTACACTGTACGATATATTgtatgaaagaaataaaaaacaaaatattgatatatgCATGAAAAAGAATAAATTAATAAGCACAATAAGGCAAATGTTTAATTGAACTTGAAAAACAgtgtgaaaaataaataatacacgttttcgaaaTAAAAGCAAGCCCGAATGTTCTATATATGTGAGGTTCATTTCGTTACTTCGTAACCAATAATTGTTTTATAGTTCACAAAACGGCGGGATACATAAAATCTGTGTTTATATACAAAAAGGCATTTTCGgtgttaaaaaagaaaataataaaactaatgaATCATTATCGAGACAACAAATCTTAACCGTCAAAATTGTTAAATAAGGTTTTGAATTAGCAAAAAACAAAAGCACTGCTCCACTGTGGTGATTCTTAAGAATGCATTTGGAAGTGTGCTGCGCAGTTTAAAGACAAAAATTCAACTTAAACTTGTCTTAACCTTTAATGTTGTGTTGCATGTATTgaatcaaaatcaacgaatatttcgcaaaatatttcgtaaaataaagttaaccgataaaaaaatgagtgttcttatagcaatagccaaatgtTCAAGGCTAGATGTGGTATTGTCACATGGTTAGTTACTGTTTATATTATAACCCACGTACTGCTTAAGGCAAAACTCACTTAAGGTATACATTCTTTTAACTACTtctgttttaataaaatgaaaacacgagtaagttgttgttgttgttattttttttttaatctttcatGTTTATAGTCATCAAAATACGTATTGTGTAGAAATCGTTTGTCTTACCCCGGTATGTTGGAAagaatgttttgtattttaacttCATCAAAGTACATATtgacattttttgaaaatgttaacaGCAGTTATTTTGTTACTTAGATGGAACATATATTAACGATCTTTCTAAGACCTAGATTGTTTGACAAATTCGGTATCGCTAGCTTGATAATTACATAGCTTTTACAGATGGACCATATTCCgttgtaattaaataaaattattataaaaaacgcACTCTTATAGTTTTAATAGATTTCCGATAATAACGACACTTCGAcactaaaataaataacattcgattcaCGTGGaattcatgattttattttcaatcgGACTATGTAAAGTTGGTTAAACGCGCATTTCGTTTGCGATTTATTCTGAGTTTCAACGAGCCATCAAACCGTCTTTGTATTGACCGTTACAAGGCGATCATCTCATGTTCTGTTTATAGTTTGTGTTCTGTTATACAAGTAGTGGATAAGCACACGGATTTCTCTCCTGTTATAGTCTCTGGAGtttcattgtttgcttttttcaactttttttgcATACAATGTCTATCTGGTTTAAATATAAATGCCATATGAGAAgtcatattgtcattaaaacaaagGAAATTATCAAttaactactactcctactactaaaaaaagaaaaaaacgttttgtgaactaaaataattatataaaatgtagtACCATCAGTTTTCAATGCGCTTCATGAGGAAATAAACATTTGTAAGTCAACATTTTTCTAGATTGATATAAAGTTTATATgttaatttctcaaaatattttctttaaatcccCAATACTATTACAAAATATTTGTGTCCATCTTTAGAAAAATAGTTGCATGTCAcgatttaaagccacacaccttgaaatgaaatacatgttaatcaatacatatagatgcaatttgaaagtgtactaaattgtcataaaatctatagcctagttagcaagtaatttattatttttcaaacggtaccgcttttaaaaccgaaagtaggatttctatacgtatacgtccatttcgacaaacgcgattatttttaagttttaaagagtaaataagacggatttctactttgtaaccaccagatatattctaattggcaaagataaaattaaatctataaccTAGTCAgcaagtaattaattatttttcaaacggtaccgcttttaaaaccgaaagtaggatttctatacttatacgtc
Encoded proteins:
- the LOC127871580 gene encoding heat shock 70 kDa protein 12B-like, with translation MSDTTEVTEVSIDAVQNASDDVDIYCEPCYTDRKSTVAKGFCVQCEEYICDTCIKHHRKFSMSRLHTVLDQSQMPTNYKKQEPQAAECIEPCIKHRKEIIKFFCKPHKVLGCSVCIMLEHRTCDVEYIPEVSINFRYANEYIATKKELTDLIRNVEAKVQKSCSKLDYVHEMLTLEIEEIKSFRLEVILFLETKERELLDNIHSLRQKNMNIINKVKSEAEQIGERLLEMNGSLDDEDANDVQLYMAAKDIKSQFDDLRNLVANVGSTASFSEFCFKKDAATASILQSTVAFGRIEANDLSIWHQSHPKECLLTASINLGTTYTGMVYMLPATSFVGTLVFHQKGLVENVPASLLLQPDEQTVEAFGFNAEDKYSKLSEENKCKWYYFKRFWMQINENKCLSLDTMIRDEREKGLKASAVISSLLKNVLEEFFISPAISKAGLTPTDMHLILTVPGTWNNDAKTLMKRAVRLTGVNLGNLSVVSETDAASVFCLRGDIFQEDIPKPNTRYILCDLKDERLDLTLHEVDNKRKIKHLVTEHDCSLGLSIVNDAIEKFINSLAGCDVMTCLRMEHSEDYRSLMEDFVETLRHVNLASSKLSIRISESLLRTVEKMTSRSFQDQIQLSLINKGVKLLSCYKLRIDKLVYDSLFDAFIKGTAARIRTFITKHDHRINQILVVSQFVIPEPLQEGVRTALSDLKVVIPTEHSHAVLHGATMWGQQAL